One part of the Treponema sp. OMZ 787 genome encodes these proteins:
- the mtnK gene encoding S-methyl-5-thioribose kinase translates to MRFSSHYKMEGDDIIDYVFEHTNFFDSNENLVCEEIGDGNINYVYRIFDNNTKKSIILKQADVQTRVRPDGYLNPDRSTREAEVLKLYNEYSPDCSPKLIYTDSVMAAIIMEDIGSYSNLRTELMTGKIFYGLEKLIAGFIVDTSLSSTDLCLGYQKKSQTASKFYNPDLCKITEDLVFTHPYKDVRGRNILFPENAEWLKKKFYEDSKLIAKVAALKEKFNNYPQGLIHGDLHSGSIFVKTENEKTKIKIIDPEFAFYGPIAYDLGNVLAHFIFAESYAKYSTLFADEQKQKADFLLWIENAKKDLLKFFYIFAKDFLAKNIKDPMYKNEIFIDDYIEKIKIDTISFCGTELNRRIIGSAKTPEITSIKQIESRIFLERELAETGCAMILNPEEVLRGLEA, encoded by the coding sequence ATGCGCTTTAGTTCCCATTATAAAATGGAAGGCGATGATATAATCGATTATGTTTTTGAGCATACCAATTTTTTCGATTCAAACGAAAATTTAGTTTGCGAAGAAATCGGCGACGGCAACATAAACTATGTCTACCGCATTTTTGACAATAACACAAAGAAATCGATTATTTTAAAACAAGCTGATGTTCAAACAAGGGTGCGTCCCGACGGGTATTTGAATCCCGACAGGAGCACCCGCGAAGCCGAGGTTTTAAAACTTTATAACGAATATTCTCCTGATTGTTCTCCGAAACTAATTTATACCGATTCGGTGATGGCAGCAATCATAATGGAGGACATAGGTTCTTATTCCAATTTAAGAACGGAGCTGATGACCGGTAAAATTTTTTACGGACTCGAAAAGCTAATTGCTGGTTTTATTGTAGATACTTCTTTGTCTTCAACCGATTTATGCTTGGGTTATCAAAAAAAATCTCAAACAGCCTCTAAATTTTATAATCCCGATCTTTGTAAAATTACTGAAGACTTGGTGTTCACTCATCCTTATAAGGATGTAAGGGGAAGAAATATTTTGTTCCCCGAAAATGCCGAGTGGTTGAAAAAAAAGTTTTATGAGGACTCCAAGCTCATTGCAAAAGTTGCAGCCTTAAAAGAGAAATTCAATAATTATCCTCAAGGACTTATTCACGGGGATCTCCATTCAGGTTCTATCTTTGTAAAAACCGAAAATGAAAAAACAAAGATAAAAATAATCGATCCGGAATTCGCCTTTTACGGTCCAATAGCCTATGATCTTGGAAATGTTCTTGCTCATTTTATCTTTGCTGAAAGCTATGCAAAGTATTCGACTCTCTTTGCTGATGAGCAAAAACAAAAAGCCGATTTCCTACTTTGGATTGAAAATGCAAAAAAAGATTTGCTTAAATTCTTTTATATTTTTGCAAAAGACTTCCTTGCTAAAAATATAAAAGACCCGATGTATAAAAATGAAATTTTTATTGATGATTATATCGAAAAAATAAAGATAGATACAATTTCTTTTTGCGGTACTGAATTAAACAGGCGGATAATCGGCTCTGCAAAAACTCCTGAAATTACGAGCATAAAACAAATAGAAAGCCGCATCTTCCTAGAAAGAGAATTGGCCGAAACAGGCTGTGCCATGATTTTAAACCCCGAAGAAGTTTTAAGAGGTCTTGAAGCCTGA
- a CDS encoding single-stranded DNA-binding protein has protein sequence MKSLNSLIIEGNMVREPVLKTTANGTALCTFSIASNRNYKKDDAFVQETSYFDVETWSSLAKLCEQNGAKGRGVRVVGRIKQDRWVGTDGKSYSKVKVVAEHVEFKPVFKNSGDKAGAREEVLIEEKVMAF, from the coding sequence ATGAAATCATTAAATTCGCTTATCATCGAGGGAAACATGGTGCGGGAACCTGTTTTGAAAACTACAGCAAATGGAACAGCTCTATGTACTTTTTCTATTGCTTCAAACAGAAACTACAAGAAAGATGATGCCTTTGTTCAGGAAACTTCATATTTTGATGTGGAAACATGGTCAAGTCTTGCAAAATTATGCGAACAAAACGGGGCTAAGGGCAGGGGAGTTCGGGTTGTAGGCAGAATTAAGCAGGATAGGTGGGTCGGTACTGACGGGAAAAGCTACAGCAAGGTAAAGGTTGTTGCAGAACATGTAGAATTCAAACCCGTATTTAAAAATTCGGGAGATAAGGCTGGGGCAAGGGAGGAGGTGCTTATTGAAGAAAAAGTAATGGCATTTTAA
- the yajC gene encoding preprotein translocase subunit YajC, which produces MNFIPLLQGAPQGAFGSFGFLIPMLLVFVIFYFLLIRPQKKEQQKTERMISQLQKGDKIITIGGIHGVVSSTKEKTIIIKVDDNCKIEINRSAVGAVLKDEPPKPDFGGDGEKKRSLFGKKSNDSESTDTSAQNESK; this is translated from the coding sequence ATGAATTTTATACCTTTATTGCAAGGAGCCCCTCAAGGTGCTTTCGGCTCCTTCGGTTTTTTAATACCAATGCTTTTGGTTTTCGTAATTTTTTATTTTTTGCTTATCCGGCCGCAAAAAAAGGAACAGCAAAAAACTGAAAGAATGATCTCCCAGCTTCAAAAGGGAGATAAAATTATCACCATCGGCGGTATTCACGGTGTTGTGAGCTCCACAAAAGAAAAGACTATTATTATAAAAGTTGATGATAACTGCAAAATCGAAATTAACCGCTCTGCAGTAGGTGCTGTCTTAAAAGATGAGCCTCCCAAGCCCGATTTCGGCGGAGATGGAGAAAAGAAAAGATCTTTATTCGGAAAAAAATCCAATGATTCCGAAAGCACCGATACTTCAGCACAAAACGAATCAAAATAA
- a CDS encoding phosphoribosylaminoimidazolesuccinocarboxamide synthase, producing MISRNAAFRESNLPLPAKQTGKVRDWYSPEAGKRLIVTTDRISAFDRVLTALPYKGQVLNQLSLWWFENTKDIIKNHIISCPDPNCIIVTEVKPLPIEVIVRGYITGVTSTALWYRYSLGERNIYGYDFPEGLTKNQALPKPIITPTTKGGPTGHDERLTCDEVVSQGYLSKEQWDFVQRAALALFERGQKSAKEAGLILVDTKYEFGVDKDNNILLIDEVHTPDSSRYWKLDTYEQRLKEGKEPENFDKEFVRMAYAAKGYRGDGEIPELDEDVWNEAIQLYITAYEKLTKSKFVPGEYPAEERIAKNLKKAGLM from the coding sequence ATGATTTCACGAAATGCAGCTTTTAGAGAATCTAATTTACCTCTCCCCGCAAAGCAAACCGGAAAGGTCAGGGATTGGTATTCACCTGAAGCAGGCAAACGCTTGATTGTAACAACCGATAGAATTTCTGCCTTTGACAGGGTATTAACGGCTCTTCCGTATAAGGGGCAGGTTTTAAACCAGCTTTCTCTTTGGTGGTTTGAAAATACCAAGGATATAATCAAAAATCACATAATATCTTGTCCCGATCCTAACTGCATTATCGTAACGGAGGTTAAACCCCTTCCCATAGAGGTAATAGTTAGGGGGTATATCACCGGTGTAACTTCAACGGCTCTATGGTATAGATATTCCTTAGGCGAAAGAAATATTTACGGGTATGATTTTCCTGAAGGTTTGACAAAAAATCAGGCCCTGCCTAAGCCTATTATAACTCCTACTACAAAGGGCGGTCCCACGGGGCACGATGAAAGGCTTACCTGCGATGAGGTTGTTTCGCAAGGCTATCTATCAAAAGAACAATGGGACTTTGTGCAAAGGGCTGCCCTTGCCCTTTTTGAGCGAGGTCAAAAAAGTGCAAAAGAAGCGGGCTTAATTTTGGTTGATACAAAATACGAATTCGGTGTAGATAAGGATAATAATATTCTTTTGATAGATGAGGTACATACCCCCGATTCTTCACGCTATTGGAAGCTCGACACTTACGAGCAAAGATTAAAAGAAGGTAAGGAGCCTGAAAACTTCGATAAGGAATTTGTAAGAATGGCCTACGCCGCAAAGGGCTACCGAGGCGACGGCGAAATACCGGAACTTGATGAAGATGTCTGGAACGAGGCTATTCAGCTTTATATTACGGCCTACGAAAAGTTGACAAAATCGAAATTTGTTCCGGGAGAATATCCGGCCGAAGAGCGCATAGCAAAAAACTTAAAAAAGGCAGGTCTGATGTGA
- the secF gene encoding protein translocase subunit SecF: MKKIIRFSKFFVPGIILSIGLMVFGIAGYFTKGINFGIDFQAGFIEKVKIAPTALELSYQGPLTLSFSQGISDISITSTSLDGENKSYVFNFADNPVLKDLAEGISSVEGLMVKMIAPANTPLKDLFTNSESSPRLSQEIFRLHYLDKSLKPISTDEVRHALSSIPSVSVQQLGTPEDRYFQIRLADDGKYENANKELRSIITSALNAAYGTENIAVMGTDFVGSRFSSSLAKQAILLVGGALVLIFVYAMFRFQWNFSVAAILALLHDTMIMVMFISWTQMEFNSTTIAAILTIIGYSINDTIVIFDRIREKIHLEPRLECNEVLDKALTEVFTRTIITTMTTMVAVVALYVFTTDAMKDFALALIVGLISGTYSSIYIASYFIAATSKGKKAGEMITRGKKAPGELSGAVI, from the coding sequence ATGAAAAAAATAATTAGGTTTTCAAAATTTTTCGTTCCGGGCATTATTCTAAGTATAGGGCTCATGGTTTTTGGAATTGCAGGTTATTTTACCAAGGGTATCAATTTCGGTATCGACTTCCAAGCAGGTTTTATCGAAAAGGTAAAAATAGCACCTACAGCCTTAGAGCTTTCCTATCAAGGCCCTTTAACGCTTTCCTTTTCGCAAGGTATATCGGATATTTCGATTACAAGCACCTCTTTGGATGGTGAAAATAAGTCCTATGTTTTCAATTTTGCCGACAATCCGGTTCTTAAAGACTTGGCTGAAGGAATTTCTTCTGTTGAAGGTCTGATGGTTAAAATGATTGCACCTGCAAATACTCCGCTCAAAGACTTATTTACGAATTCAGAGTCCTCACCCCGTCTTTCTCAAGAAATTTTTAGACTCCATTATTTGGATAAAAGTCTTAAACCCATAAGTACTGACGAGGTGCGCCATGCTCTTTCTTCCATTCCTTCGGTTTCCGTTCAGCAATTGGGAACACCTGAAGACAGGTATTTTCAGATAAGACTTGCAGATGACGGAAAATATGAGAATGCAAACAAAGAGCTTCGCTCAATTATAACCTCTGCTTTAAATGCTGCCTACGGCACTGAAAACATTGCAGTTATGGGTACGGACTTTGTGGGCTCACGCTTTTCTTCTTCTTTGGCAAAACAGGCAATTTTGCTTGTAGGCGGAGCCTTGGTTTTAATCTTTGTTTATGCAATGTTCCGATTCCAGTGGAACTTTTCTGTAGCTGCTATCTTAGCCCTGCTTCACGATACAATGATAATGGTTATGTTCATTTCATGGACTCAAATGGAATTTAACTCGACGACCATAGCTGCAATCCTTACGATTATCGGTTACTCAATAAACGATACAATCGTTATCTTTGACCGTATCCGTGAAAAGATTCATCTTGAGCCAAGGCTTGAATGTAACGAAGTTTTGGATAAGGCTTTAACTGAAGTATTTACCAGAACAATTATTACAACAATGACGACAATGGTTGCAGTTGTAGCTCTTTATGTGTTTACAACCGATGCCATGAAGGACTTTGCTTTAGCCTTAATTGTAGGTCTTATAAGCGGTACCTATTCGTCAATTTACATTGCTTCTTATTTTATCGCTGCAACATCCAAGGGTAAAAAAGCCGGAGAGATGATTACCAGAGGCAAAAAGGCCCCCGGCGAGCTTTCAGGAGCAGTTATCTAA
- the thiD gene encoding bifunctional hydroxymethylpyrimidine kinase/phosphomethylpyrimidine kinase: MIKLATIAGSDASGGAGLEADLKTFQEYGVYGMAAVTVIATMNPDKEWGHEVFPLDEQTIKAQLETIFKGIGVDAAKTGMLATNYAVELSAEYLKKYDVKNYVLDPVMVCKGGDLALNPELNNLIIEKLLPLAKVITPNLFEAGQIAKMPTPSTIEEIKEACKIIHGMGVPYVFIKGGAKLEGEQSAVDIFYDGEQFLKVEGGLIGTRWTHGAGCTTAAAIAAGLGVGLEPYEAVRRAKKFITLSLQNGFQLNKWVGPGNPAAWRKSFN; encoded by the coding sequence ATGATAAAACTCGCAACAATTGCCGGATCGGATGCATCCGGAGGTGCCGGTTTAGAGGCAGACTTAAAGACTTTTCAAGAGTATGGCGTATACGGAATGGCTGCCGTTACGGTAATTGCAACAATGAATCCCGACAAAGAATGGGGACATGAGGTTTTTCCTCTTGACGAGCAAACCATAAAGGCCCAGCTTGAAACAATTTTTAAAGGCATAGGTGTTGATGCAGCAAAAACCGGAATGCTTGCAACAAATTACGCAGTTGAACTTTCTGCAGAGTATCTAAAAAAATATGATGTAAAAAACTATGTTCTCGATCCTGTAATGGTTTGTAAGGGCGGAGATCTTGCCTTAAACCCCGAGCTTAATAATCTTATTATTGAAAAGCTCTTACCATTGGCAAAGGTAATAACGCCGAACCTTTTTGAAGCCGGACAAATTGCTAAAATGCCGACTCCTTCTACAATCGAAGAAATAAAAGAAGCCTGCAAGATTATTCACGGAATGGGCGTTCCCTATGTTTTTATTAAGGGAGGTGCTAAATTGGAAGGCGAACAGTCTGCAGTAGATATTTTTTATGATGGAGAACAATTCTTAAAAGTAGAAGGCGGTCTTATCGGCACAAGATGGACTCACGGAGCAGGCTGTACTACCGCCGCAGCCATCGCAGCCGGTTTAGGTGTCGGGCTTGAGCCGTATGAAGCCGTAAGAAGAGCAAAGAAATTTATAACATTGAGCCTTCAAAACGGATTCCAACTTAATAAATGGGTTGGCCCCGGTAATCCTGCCGCATGGCGAAAGAGCTTTAATTAA
- the mnmA gene encoding tRNA 2-thiouridine(34) synthase MnmA → MKVLVGLSGGVDSAVAAKLLIDQGYDVTGVTMQLLPNLTGIYKEQTDDIEDAKKVAAKLGIKHLVYDMRETFKTAIIDYFVEEYKLGRTPNPCFICNSKIKFGIFLEQALKDGFDKIATGHYAKIEKTEIGGEERFLLRQAKDSQKDQSYFLALLTQKQLSHSIFPLGDFTKEKVRSIAEEAGLINAHRPDSQDICFVPDDDYTRVINALAKDSFKEGKFVDTQGKEIGRHKGLQYYTIGQRRGLAIAMGYPVYVVKKDAKTNTVTVGRDKELFAESLIASKVNLISKKIIDKEIDIEIKTRYRQQKKKAKLIPLKTEELKPTGKFKVEFIEPEKAVAEGQAAVFYDGDYIIGGGIIESVERLEH, encoded by the coding sequence ATGAAGGTTCTTGTTGGTTTAAGCGGAGGCGTTGATTCCGCTGTTGCGGCAAAATTATTAATCGATCAGGGGTATGATGTTACAGGCGTTACGATGCAGCTTTTACCGAATCTAACCGGTATTTATAAAGAGCAGACTGATGATATTGAAGACGCAAAAAAAGTTGCCGCAAAACTAGGTATAAAACACCTTGTGTACGATATGCGGGAAACTTTTAAAACTGCAATCATCGATTACTTTGTTGAAGAGTACAAATTGGGAAGAACGCCGAACCCCTGCTTTATATGCAACAGCAAAATTAAATTCGGCATTTTTTTGGAACAAGCCTTAAAGGACGGATTTGATAAGATCGCAACAGGCCATTATGCAAAAATAGAAAAAACCGAAATTGGCGGAGAGGAAAGATTTTTACTAAGACAGGCTAAAGACAGCCAAAAAGATCAAAGCTACTTTTTAGCTCTTCTTACCCAAAAGCAGCTTTCCCATTCTATTTTTCCGTTAGGAGATTTTACAAAAGAAAAAGTGAGAAGCATAGCCGAAGAGGCGGGGCTTATAAATGCTCACCGCCCCGACAGCCAAGACATCTGCTTTGTTCCCGATGACGATTACACAAGGGTAATAAATGCCCTCGCAAAGGATTCTTTTAAAGAAGGCAAATTTGTAGACACGCAAGGAAAAGAAATAGGCCGGCACAAGGGACTTCAATACTACACGATAGGCCAAAGGCGCGGGCTTGCAATCGCGATGGGTTATCCCGTCTATGTCGTAAAAAAAGATGCAAAAACAAACACCGTTACTGTAGGCAGGGACAAAGAACTTTTTGCCGAAAGCCTCATCGCTTCAAAGGTCAACCTAATCTCAAAAAAAATAATAGATAAAGAAATAGACATTGAGATAAAAACACGCTACCGCCAACAAAAGAAAAAAGCAAAATTAATTCCGCTAAAAACTGAGGAGCTTAAACCTACAGGAAAATTTAAGGTAGAATTTATAGAGCCCGAAAAAGCCGTAGCCGAAGGGCAAGCCGCAGTTTTTTATGACGGGGATTATATTATCGGCGGCGGCATAATAGAATCGGTTGAGAGACTTGAACATTAA
- a CDS encoding SDR family NAD(P)-dependent oxidoreductase has translation MKKIAIVSGGSSGIGLEITKALLLKNYFVYTVSRRELLSLPQDQTKHISLDITDEEKLTRAFADIWEKEGRIDLAVCASGFGISGAVEFTSLEEAKRQMDVNFFGAFLFIRAAASYMRPQSFGRIFVISSIAGEIAIPFQAFYSASKAALGKLLEAFKAELQPFGVDCALIMPGDVATPFTAARDKSNFGDDIYNGRISKSVSKMEKDEQKGMSPKKLGRFVASLAEKRKIAFFYPYNWTYTFLLFLYRILPRRLALFIVQKLYAE, from the coding sequence ATGAAAAAAATAGCAATAGTAAGCGGAGGCTCAAGCGGTATAGGTCTTGAAATTACAAAGGCCTTGTTGCTAAAAAATTATTTTGTATACACCGTGAGCCGCAGAGAATTGTTAAGCTTACCTCAAGATCAAACTAAACATATTTCTCTTGACATTACGGATGAAGAAAAACTGACAAGGGCTTTTGCAGATATTTGGGAAAAGGAAGGGAGGATTGATTTAGCCGTATGTGCCTCAGGATTCGGCATTTCGGGAGCCGTAGAATTTACAAGCCTTGAAGAGGCAAAAAGACAGATGGATGTAAATTTTTTCGGTGCTTTTTTATTTATCAGGGCAGCAGCCTCATATATGAGGCCTCAGTCTTTCGGAAGGATATTTGTGATCAGCTCTATAGCAGGAGAAATAGCCATCCCCTTTCAAGCCTTTTATTCTGCATCAAAGGCTGCTTTAGGAAAACTCTTAGAAGCTTTTAAAGCGGAACTTCAGCCCTTCGGTGTAGACTGTGCCCTGATAATGCCTGGAGACGTTGCTACCCCCTTCACGGCTGCGAGGGACAAATCAAATTTCGGAGACGATATTTATAATGGAAGAATTTCAAAAAGCGTTTCCAAAATGGAAAAAGACGAACAAAAGGGAATGAGCCCAAAAAAGTTAGGAAGATTCGTTGCCTCCCTCGCAGAAAAAAGAAAAATAGCATTTTTTTATCCTTATAATTGGACTTATACCTTTCTTCTTTTTTTATATAGGATTTTACCCCGCAGGCTTGCACTTTTTATTGTACAAAAACTCTATGCGGAATAA
- a CDS encoding ABC transporter ATP-binding protein: MILTVKNLVKRYNEKTALDHFNMEVKEGEILGLLGPNGCGKTTAINCILSLLKHGKGEINIFGEEMKPNALHIKKRIGLVPQEVSVFYNFTVRQNIDYFCGLYVSNTAERKKLVDEAIDFVGLKNYASFRTKKLSGGLLRRLNIACGIAHKPELIFLDEPTVAVDAQSRNFILSGIKELAKKGSTIVYTTHYLEEVEELCDRIIIMDEGRDIANGTLEELHKLIRTSEKMVVEFVESKNNLQEELKKIPHVLEVNKNGNEFLISFENSINNLNELILFINNNNLAYTKLYSELPSLNDIFLELTGKELRD; the protein is encoded by the coding sequence ATGATTTTAACGGTAAAAAATCTTGTAAAAAGGTACAACGAAAAAACGGCACTTGATCATTTTAATATGGAAGTAAAAGAAGGTGAAATTCTAGGTCTTTTAGGGCCGAACGGATGCGGAAAAACTACAGCCATAAACTGTATTCTTTCTCTTTTAAAACACGGTAAGGGTGAAATAAATATTTTCGGCGAAGAGATGAAGCCTAATGCCCTCCATATCAAAAAAAGAATAGGTCTTGTTCCTCAAGAGGTTTCTGTTTTCTATAATTTTACCGTAAGACAAAATATAGATTACTTTTGCGGACTTTATGTGAGCAATACTGCTGAGAGAAAGAAGCTTGTCGATGAAGCAATCGATTTTGTGGGTTTAAAAAATTATGCTTCTTTCCGTACAAAAAAACTTTCAGGAGGCCTACTGCGCCGGCTCAATATTGCCTGCGGTATCGCCCATAAACCTGAGCTGATTTTTTTGGATGAGCCTACAGTTGCCGTCGATGCTCAAAGCCGCAACTTCATTCTTTCAGGAATAAAGGAACTTGCAAAAAAAGGAAGTACCATTGTGTACACTACCCATTATCTTGAAGAAGTAGAAGAGCTTTGCGATAGAATCATCATCATGGATGAGGGACGAGATATTGCAAACGGAACTTTGGAAGAATTGCACAAGCTTATCCGCACAAGCGAAAAAATGGTTGTCGAATTTGTCGAAAGTAAGAATAACCTTCAAGAAGAACTAAAGAAAATTCCTCATGTTTTGGAAGTCAACAAAAACGGAAACGAATTTTTAATCAGTTTTGAAAATTCGATTAACAACTTAAATGAACTTATCTTATTTATAAACAATAACAACTTGGCTTATACCAAGTTATATTCGGAATTACCCAGCTTAAACGATATTTTCTTGGAGCTTACGGGAAAGGAGTTAAGAGACTGA
- the purE gene encoding phosphoribosylaminoimidazole carboxylase — MKPLVIILMGSSSDMSHAEKIASELKVFGIEYAIRIGSAHKTAEHVVSMLKEYEALDRPKLYITIAGRSNALSGFVDGFVKGATIACPPSSDSFAGADIYSSLRMPSGISPALVLEPKNAALLAARIFSLYDKEIAGAVKSYMESNAQKIIEDDSKLKK, encoded by the coding sequence GTGAAACCTCTCGTAATAATACTTATGGGCTCGTCCTCGGATATGAGCCATGCAGAAAAAATAGCCTCAGAGTTAAAGGTTTTTGGAATAGAGTATGCTATAAGAATCGGCTCGGCTCATAAAACGGCAGAGCATGTTGTTTCTATGCTAAAAGAATATGAGGCTCTCGATAGGCCGAAACTATATATTACAATTGCCGGAAGAAGCAATGCTCTTTCAGGTTTTGTGGACGGCTTTGTAAAGGGTGCGACAATTGCCTGTCCTCCTTCTTCCGACAGCTTTGCAGGGGCAGACATTTATTCTTCTCTTAGGATGCCATCAGGCATTTCTCCTGCCCTGGTGTTGGAGCCTAAAAATGCCGCCCTCCTCGCTGCAAGAATCTTTTCGCTTTACGATAAGGAAATAGCAGGCGCAGTCAAATCTTATATGGAATCAAATGCTCAAAAAATAATTGAAGACGATTCCAAATTAAAAAAATAA
- the secD gene encoding protein translocase subunit SecD, whose product MSKRFRFIVVLLVIALCFVFLHPTLKWYFWTNQEDKALALASREKIKDYSENMARADVDKLIEMAVSGSKEPLSEKYAPIIKEAKARRKTLGMEIPSQWTAQDVAASFKLSSKEKFIPVAQPILETAYRDSILGIKKYQTNAVKLGLDLSGGMLVIIKADLDAAISADGASSETISDSKKAAMDLAMDTLRSRIDKFGLTDPVIRRQGDDRIYIEMPGAADADKINSIIMGRGILAFHIVDDEATQAFREYYRNNPGKTFDAEYNLLNPEIIPEDCMVLGVYHKDAYGIDERDDREPFLVVKKQAGLEGKHLVSVDTSADQRSNNPLVNFSLDAEGAKIFAELTANNVGKRLAIVSDNKIKSAPNLKEPITGGAGSISGMSATEANNLKTVLRTAWLNVPLQLETQQVVGASLGDEKINEGIMALQWGLIAVLIFMLVFYKEAGVNACIAQILNLYIMFSILSAFNLTLTLPSIAGMILTIGMAVDANVVVFERIKEELKLGKTREAAINAGFEHAFSAIMDSNITTFIAAFFLSILGTGPIKGFAYSLAIGVVSSVFTALFVSRLIFDFGTQTLKFNKIHISWRKLENEKNN is encoded by the coding sequence ATGAGTAAAAGATTTAGGTTTATCGTAGTTCTTCTTGTTATCGCCTTATGCTTTGTTTTCTTACATCCTACTCTTAAATGGTATTTTTGGACAAATCAAGAAGATAAAGCATTAGCCTTGGCATCAAGAGAAAAGATTAAAGATTATTCCGAAAACATGGCCAGAGCTGATGTTGACAAGCTGATAGAAATGGCTGTTTCAGGCTCAAAAGAGCCCCTTTCGGAAAAGTATGCTCCTATAATTAAAGAAGCTAAGGCCCGCAGAAAGACCTTGGGTATGGAAATTCCCTCGCAATGGACGGCTCAAGATGTAGCAGCAAGTTTTAAACTTTCTTCAAAAGAAAAGTTCATTCCGGTAGCCCAGCCTATTTTAGAAACTGCGTATAGGGATTCGATTTTAGGCATAAAAAAATATCAAACAAATGCCGTAAAGTTGGGACTTGACTTGTCGGGCGGTATGCTTGTTATTATCAAAGCCGACTTAGATGCAGCTATTTCTGCAGACGGAGCAAGCAGCGAAACAATAAGCGATTCCAAAAAAGCGGCCATGGATTTGGCTATGGATACTCTTCGAAGCCGAATAGATAAATTTGGTCTTACAGACCCGGTGATCAGACGGCAAGGAGATGACCGCATTTATATCGAAATGCCGGGAGCAGCCGATGCCGATAAGATCAACTCCATTATCATGGGACGCGGTATTTTGGCCTTTCATATAGTGGATGATGAGGCGACTCAGGCTTTTAGAGAATATTACAGAAACAATCCGGGAAAAACATTTGATGCAGAATACAATCTTTTAAACCCCGAAATTATACCTGAAGACTGCATGGTTTTAGGCGTATATCACAAAGATGCCTACGGTATAGATGAAAGGGATGATAGAGAACCCTTCCTCGTCGTAAAAAAACAAGCAGGTCTTGAAGGCAAGCACCTTGTAAGCGTAGACACCTCAGCAGATCAAAGATCCAATAACCCGCTTGTAAACTTCTCACTTGATGCAGAAGGAGCAAAAATCTTTGCGGAATTAACGGCAAACAACGTAGGCAAACGCCTTGCCATCGTTTCGGACAACAAGATAAAATCTGCCCCCAACCTTAAAGAACCCATTACGGGAGGAGCGGGAAGCATCAGCGGAATGTCTGCAACGGAAGCAAATAACCTCAAAACCGTTTTAAGAACTGCATGGTTAAATGTTCCTCTACAGCTTGAAACACAGCAGGTTGTAGGAGCCAGCTTAGGTGATGAAAAAATTAACGAAGGCATCATGGCCTTACAGTGGGGCTTAATCGCCGTTTTGATCTTCATGCTCGTATTCTATAAAGAAGCCGGAGTCAATGCTTGTATTGCCCAAATCTTAAACCTTTACATAATGTTCAGTATTCTTTCGGCATTCAACCTAACCCTAACCCTGCCCAGTATTGCAGGTATGATTTTGACTATAGGTATGGCAGTCGATGCTAATGTTGTGGTTTTTGAAAGAATAAAAGAAGAACTAAAACTCGGTAAAACAAGGGAAGCGGCCATAAACGCCGGTTTTGAACACGCTTTTTCTGCTATCATGGACTCGAACATCACAACCTTTATAGCAGCCTTCTTCCTTTCCATCCTCGGAACAGGCCCGATTAAGGGTTTTGCATACAGTTTGGCCATAGGTGTTGTTTCCTCAGTCTTTACCGCCTTGTTTGTGTCGCGCTTAATATTCGACTTCGGAACTCAAACCCTAAAATTCAATAAGATTCATATCAGCTGGAGGAAATTAGAAAATGAAAAAAATAATTAG